In Oncorhynchus gorbuscha isolate QuinsamMale2020 ecotype Even-year linkage group LG08, OgorEven_v1.0, whole genome shotgun sequence, one genomic interval encodes:
- the LOC124042172 gene encoding M-phase-specific PLK1-interacting protein — translation MHRPDFRQPGPGGMGSRGGFRSPTGFDNSAVGMNPSPPWGFRGGPPPSFGPPRFGQFDSASPNTPPRDFSGNGSRDYHSGSGGKGRFNNGSSPAYTPRRQNPSPHGASYRNSPYHSQSPGQHMGYQGSPRHSTPFGPRGGRGQGAQGGVEKFYNASMLQDPWASLQPVPVTNTTSSQQQTTHTGRPGRYFN, via the exons ATGCACAGACCGGATTTCAGACAACCCGGTCCGGGCGGAATGGGATCGCGAGGTGGTTTCAGAAGCCCGACAGGATTCGACAACAGCGCGGTGGGAATGAATCCGTCTCCACCGTGGGGATTTCGTGGTGGTCCCCCTCCGTCTTTTGGACCGCCTAGATTTGGCCAGTTTGATAGTGCTTCTCCAAATACTCCTCCAAGAGACTTTAGTGGTAACGGTAGTCGGGATTATCACAGTGGAAGTGGGGGTAAAGGAAGATTTAACAACGGCTCGTCTCCAGCGTATACACCGCGTAGACAGAATCCGAGTCCTCATGGCGCTTCTTACAGAAATTCTCCATATCATTCACAAAGTCCTGGACAACATATGGGTTATCAG GGTTCCCCTCGGCATTCCACTCCGTTTGGGCCGCGTGGTGGCAGAGGCCAGGGGGCACAAGGTGGTGTGGAGAAGTTTTACAACGCTTCTATGCTGCAGGACCCATGGGCTAGCCTACAGCCAGTGCCGGTCACGAACACAACCAGCTCCCAACAGCAAACCACACATACAGGCAGGCCAGGGAGATATTTCAACTAG